A window of the Dioscorea cayenensis subsp. rotundata cultivar TDr96_F1 chromosome 14, TDr96_F1_v2_PseudoChromosome.rev07_lg8_w22 25.fasta, whole genome shotgun sequence genome harbors these coding sequences:
- the LOC120275112 gene encoding GABA transporter 1-like — MSLEFLREEKVTHSSACPADGNHSEVESWKHDAGAQVENLEESRKHDAGARFVLKSKGSWLHCGYHLTTSIVAPALLSLPFAFSSLGWVGGVVCLIVGALVTFYSYNLLSLVLEHYAKRGHRQLRFRDLTNDILGEKWGRYYVGPIQFMVCFGAVIGAALLGGQSMKSIYLVSRPYGSMELYVFVVIFGMFMLILAQIPSFHSLRHINLISLLLCLAYSACATGGSIYVGHSAQAPPKDYSVVGDSQDRVFGAFNAIAIIATTYGNGIIPEIQATAAPPVTGKMFKGLCLCYTIVIVTFFNVAVSGYWAFGNKADSTIFSNFIKDNGHTLVPKWFFLMSNIFVLLQLSAVGVVYLQPTNEVLEGFFANPEKNQYSARNVIPRLVFRSLSIIIATTIAAMLPFFGDINAVIGAFGFLPLDFVVPFIFYNITFKPSTRGAIFWVNTIIAIVFSVFSIIGSISAVRQVVLDAKNYKLFANL, encoded by the exons atgAGTCTTGAGtttttgagagaagaaaaggtcACCCACAGCAGTGCTTGTCCGGCGGATGGCAACCATTCCGAGGTGGAgtcttggaaacatgatgccGGAGCTCAAGTTGAGAATTTGGAGGAGTCCCGGAAACATGATGCTGGAGCTCGATTTGTTCTAAAATCTAAAG GATCATGGCTTCACTGTGGATATCATTTGACAACGTCCATTGTGGCTCCAGCATTATTGAGTTTGCCATTCGCGTTCTCATCATTAGGATGGGTTGGTGGAGTGGTTTGCCTTATTGTTGGTGCTTTGGTCACTTTCTACTCATACAACCTTCTTTCACTTGTACTCGAGCACTATGCAAAGCGTGGTCATCGACAACTTCGGTTCCGTGACTTGACCAATGATATTTTAG GTGAAAAATGGGGGCGCTATTACGTTGGCCCTATTCAGTTTATGGTGTGTTTTGGTGCAGTTATTGGTGCAGCTCTACTTGGTGGACAGAGTATGAAG TCCATATACCTCGTATCAAGACCATATGGCTCAATGGAACTATATGTATTTGTGGTCATCTTTGGGATGTTTATGCTCATCTTAGCTCAAATTCCATCATTCCATTCATTGCGCCACATCAACCTCATTTCCCTCCTCCTATGCCTTGCATATAGTGCTTGTGCCACCGGGGGCTCTATCTATGTAG GGCACTCAGCTCAAGCCCCTCCCAAAGACTATTCCGTAGTAGGAGATAGCCAAGACCGTGTTTTTGGAGCATTCAATGCTATCGCCATCATCGCCACAACTTATGGCAATGGCATCATTCCAGAGATTCAA GCAACTGCTGCTCCTCCAGTCACAGGCAAAATGTTCAAGGGCTTGTGCCTTTGTTACACAATAGTTATAGTGACGTTCTTTAACGTGGCCGTGTCCGGGTATTGGGCATTCGGCAACAAGGCTGATAGCACTATTTTCAGTAATTTCATTAAGGATAATGGTCACACTTTGGTACCAAAGTGGTTCTTTCTCATGAGCAATATCTTTGTACTTCTCCAACTATCAGCCGTGGGTGTG GTCTACTTACAACCCACAAATGAAGTGCTTGAAGGCTTCTTTGCTAACCCAGAGAAGAATCAATACTCTGCCAGAAATGTTATTCCGAGGCTGGTTTTCCGATCCTTATCAATCATAATTGCAACAACGATTGCAGCAATGCTTCCATTCTTTGGAGATATCAATGCTGTGATTGGAGCTTTTGGTTTCTTGCCCCTAGACTTTGTGGTTCCATTCATTTTCTACAACATTACCTTCAAACCATCAACCAGAGGAGCTATATTTTGGGTCAACACTATTATAGCAATTGTTTTCTCTGTGTTCTCAATAATTGGCTCCATTTCTGCGGTAAGACAAGTAGTTTTGGATGCCAAAAACTACAAACTTTTTGCCAATCTGTAA
- the LOC120275911 gene encoding uncharacterized protein LOC120275911 isoform X2, with protein sequence MRKGEGSGRKGTKNKRWRHIESRFFIRFMATQVEKGLKGNKSFKRQSIFAAARALKEEFGEEVSEANIHNHLRTIRRRWARIKHLKELSGVEWDTKTKTILMGNEEYKIYIKAHSQDEPYINKPIDDYDSLETICGNDQVAGHLTVQVGDPIGVDIEDNDDPTDATPRNNGFDDVNSEEPSVSSSSSPPHFSETDHSQSQTSTHRKGRKSGGRRARNAYADALYEVAKSIRELASALKTNKSISFATELAKECMKFKTYGYSNWEIARAYDYLMANDSKALAFYGKNDELRKLWVEDFIGLPKHRI encoded by the exons ATGAG GAAAGGGGAAGGTAGTGGAAGAAAGGGGACAAAAAATAAGCGCTGGAGGCACATAGAAAGTCGATTTTTTATTCGATTTATGGCAACTCAGGTAGAGAAAGGTTTGAAGGGCAATAAGAGCTTCAAACGACAGTCAATATTTGCTGCCGCAAGAGCTTTGAAGGAAGAGTTTGGAGAAGAAGTGAGTGAGGCAAACATTCATAATCATCTTAGAACTATCCGAAGAAGATGGGCTAGAATCAAACACCTAAAAGAGTTGAGTGGAGTTGAGTGGGACACAAAAACAAAGACAATCTTGATGGGAAACGAAGAGTACAAGATATACATAAAG GCACATTCGCAAGACGAGCCTTATATCAACAAACCCATCGATGATTATGATTCATTGGAGACCATATGTGGAAATGATCAGGTGGCTGGACATTTGACAGTCCAGGTGGGTGATCCAATTGGTGTTGACATTGAAGACAATGATGACCCCACCGATGCAACTCCGCGCAACAATGGGTTCGATGATGTGAACTCTGAAGAACCTTCAGTTTCCTCGTCTTCCTCACCTCCACATTTCTCTGAAACAGATCATTCACAATCTCAAACATCTACACACCGCAAAGGAAGGAAAAGCGGAGGGAGAAGAGCTCGCAATGCATATGCGGATGCACTTTATGAGGTTGCAAAATCCATAAGAGAGCTTGCTTCTGCTCTCAAGACCAACAAATCAATTAGCTTTGCAACTGAGTTAGCAAAGGAGTGCATGAAGTTTAAGACATACGGCTATTCCAACTGGGAAATTGCGAGGGCCTATGATTATCTTATGGCTAATGATTCAAAGGCATTGGCCTTTTATGGCAAGAACGATGAATTAAGGAAACTTTGGGTTGAGGATTTCATCGGCCTTCCTAAACACCGTATTTGA